One Defluviimonas sp. SAOS-178_SWC DNA window includes the following coding sequences:
- the mreC gene encoding rod shape-determining protein MreC, producing MARDRNADADFKGPVRRILIAVLIVLLTAIFLIWRIDSPRVERFRAAFIDRVVPNMDWALIPVTKLVGMVEGFQSYARIYEQNQELRRELQQMKAWKEAAVQLEQQNAKLLAQNQVRLDPKLTSVSGVVLADSGSPFRQSVLLNVGSRDGIVDGWATMDGLGLVGRISGVGQTTARVILLTDASSRIPVTIQPSGQKAMLVGDNSPAPPVEFLETPEQVRPGDRVISSGDGGVFPAGLLVGQVELGTDRRLRVRLAADYERLSFLRVLRSHPAEQITEAGALVVPPEGQPVAEPASAVESGAGDG from the coding sequence GTGGCACGAGACCGCAACGCCGACGCCGATTTCAAGGGACCGGTGCGCCGCATCCTGATTGCGGTGCTCATCGTCCTTCTGACCGCGATCTTCCTGATCTGGCGGATCGACAGCCCGCGCGTCGAGCGTTTCCGCGCCGCCTTCATCGACCGTGTGGTTCCGAACATGGACTGGGCGCTGATCCCGGTGACGAAGCTCGTCGGCATGGTCGAGGGCTTTCAGTCCTATGCCCGCATCTACGAACAGAACCAGGAACTGCGCCGCGAGTTGCAGCAGATGAAGGCCTGGAAGGAGGCGGCGGTTCAGCTTGAGCAGCAGAACGCCAAGCTTCTGGCGCAGAATCAGGTGCGGCTCGATCCGAAGCTGACCTCGGTCTCGGGCGTCGTTCTTGCCGATAGCGGATCGCCGTTCCGGCAGTCGGTCCTTCTCAACGTCGGTTCCCGCGACGGCATCGTCGACGGCTGGGCGACGATGGACGGGCTCGGCCTCGTGGGGCGGATTTCGGGGGTCGGCCAGACCACCGCGCGAGTGATCCTTCTCACCGACGCCTCCAGCCGCATCCCGGTGACGATCCAGCCGTCCGGGCAGAAGGCGATGCTTGTCGGCGACAACTCGCCCGCGCCGCCGGTGGAGTTTCTCGAAACACCGGAACAGGTGCGCCCCGGCGACCGCGTGATCTCGTCCGGCGATGGCGGGGTGTTTCCGGCGGGGCTTCTCGTCGGGCAGGTGGAACTTGGCACCGACCGCCGCCTGCGGGTTCGCCTTGCCGCGGACTACGAACGGCTGAGTTTCCTCCGCGTTCTGCGCAGCCATCCCGCCGAACAGATCACGGAGGCCGGCGCGCTCGTCGTCCCTCCGGAGGGTCAGCCCGTCGCGGAGCCTGCGTCGGCCGTCGAGAGCGGGGCCGGCGATGGTTGA
- a CDS encoding rod shape-determining protein — translation MASWGGLFSSDMAIDLGTANTLVYVRGKGIVLNEPSVVAFHVKDGKKQVLAVGEDAKLMLGRTPGSIEAIRPMREGVIADFDVAEEMIKHFIRKVHRRTTFTKPKIIVCVPHGATPVEKRAIRQSVLSAGARRAGLIAEPIAAAIGAGMPITDPTGSMVVDIGGGTTEVAVLSLGDIVYARSVRVGGDRMDEAIISHLRRQQNLLIGESTAERIKTSIGTARMPDDGRGASMQIRGRDLLNGVPKEIEINQAQVAEALAEPVQQICEAVMIALEATPPDLAADIVDRGVMLTGGGALLGELDLALREQTGLSISIADQSLNCVALGTGKALEYEKQLRHVIDYDS, via the coding sequence ATGGCAAGCTGGGGCGGTCTTTTTTCGTCGGACATGGCGATTGACCTCGGGACGGCGAACACGCTCGTCTATGTCCGGGGCAAGGGTATCGTGCTCAACGAACCGTCCGTCGTCGCCTTCCACGTCAAGGACGGCAAGAAGCAGGTTCTCGCCGTGGGCGAGGATGCCAAGCTGATGCTCGGCCGCACGCCCGGCTCGATCGAGGCGATCCGGCCGATGCGTGAAGGCGTCATCGCCGACTTCGACGTGGCCGAGGAGATGATCAAGCATTTCATCCGCAAGGTCCACAGACGCACGACCTTCACCAAGCCGAAGATCATCGTCTGCGTGCCCCACGGCGCGACCCCGGTCGAGAAGCGCGCGATCCGGCAATCGGTCCTCTCCGCCGGCGCCCGGCGCGCGGGCCTCATCGCCGAACCCATCGCGGCGGCCATCGGTGCCGGTATGCCGATCACCGATCCGACCGGCAGCATGGTCGTCGATATCGGCGGCGGGACGACCGAGGTCGCGGTGCTCTCGCTCGGCGATATCGTCTATGCGCGCTCGGTGCGCGTCGGCGGCGACCGCATGGACGAGGCGATCATCAGCCACCTTCGCCGCCAGCAGAACCTGCTGATCGGCGAGTCGACCGCCGAACGTATCAAGACCTCCATCGGCACCGCTCGCATGCCCGACGACGGGCGCGGAGCCTCGATGCAGATCCGCGGCCGCGACCTTCTGAACGGTGTTCCGAAAGAGATCGAGATTAATCAGGCCCAGGTCGCCGAGGCGCTGGCCGAACCCGTGCAGCAGATCTGCGAGGCGGTGATGATCGCGCTTGAAGCGACGCCGCCCGACCTGGCTGCCGATATCGTCGACCGGGGTGTCATGCTCACCGGCGGCGGCGCGCTGCTGGGAGAGCTGGACCTCGCGCTCCGCGAACAGACGGGGCTTTCCATTTCCATCGCCGATCAGTCGCTGAATTGTGTTGCCCTCGGCACCGGCAAGGCGCTGGAATATGAAAAGCAGCTCCGGCACGTTATAGATTACGACAGCTGA